One Herbaspirillum rubrisubalbicans genomic window carries:
- a CDS encoding phosphoribosylanthranilate isomerase — protein MSFRTRIKICGLTREEDVCATVAAGADALGLVFYPKSPRYVTPQRAGELARAVPPFVSMVGLFVNPSLEEVQQVLAQAPLTVLQFHGDETPEQCAAIARAVVRPFIRAARIGSSTQPADLLEYEQAYRSASPLFTGLLLDTLVEEYGGSGKVFDWSLIPKELAPRAVLSGGLSVHNVTEAVAGVRPYAVDISSGVEAAKGIKDAARIEAFIQAVRLADATPA, from the coding sequence ATGAGCTTTCGTACCCGCATCAAGATCTGTGGCCTGACCCGCGAAGAGGACGTGTGCGCCACCGTGGCCGCTGGCGCCGACGCGCTGGGCTTGGTCTTTTATCCCAAGAGCCCGCGCTACGTGACACCGCAGCGCGCCGGTGAGCTGGCCCGGGCGGTGCCGCCGTTCGTCAGCATGGTCGGCCTGTTCGTCAATCCGAGCCTGGAAGAGGTGCAGCAGGTGCTGGCTCAGGCGCCGCTGACCGTGTTGCAGTTCCACGGTGACGAAACGCCCGAGCAGTGCGCCGCCATCGCCCGCGCCGTTGTCCGACCCTTCATACGCGCCGCCAGAATAGGAAGTTCGACGCAGCCCGCGGATTTGTTAGAATATGAACAGGCATATCGCTCTGCCAGTCCGTTGTTCACCGGGCTGCTGCTCGACACCCTGGTCGAGGAGTATGGCGGCAGCGGAAAGGTTTTCGATTGGTCTCTCATTCCAAAAGAACTCGCGCCTCGGGCCGTTTTGAGTGGTGGCTTGAGCGTACACAACGTCACTGAGGCGGTGGCCGGCGTGCGCCCCTATGCGGTCGATATCAGCAGTGGTGTCGAAGCCGCCAAGGGCATCAAGGATGCCGCCAGGATCGAGGCCTTTATCCAGGCCGTGCGTCTGGCCGACGCTACCCCAGCGTAG
- a CDS encoding tRNA pseudouridine synthase A, whose product MTELSSPIDGLRRVVLGVQYDGASWQGWQTQPHRQTVQDQLEAALQRFSTTSIATTCAGRTDSGVHALEQVVHFDTAIARDRFSWVRGTNAFLPPTIAVRWACELPWVDDAAIAGAQAAELHGAEREGAESLAQFGFHARFSAIARTYHYVLYNHAVRSPLLAGKAGWTFRPLDADRMHRAAQHLIGEHDFTSFRAVECQAKSPVRKMESIAVRRHGDMIVFTLKANAFLHHMVRNIVGSLVVVGSGKQGPEWMGQVLALRDRSRAAPTFMPDGLYLARVDYPDAWALPQEMRSWPWL is encoded by the coding sequence ATGACTGAACTTTCTTCCCCGATTGACGGCCTGCGCCGCGTGGTGCTGGGCGTGCAATACGATGGCGCCAGCTGGCAGGGCTGGCAGACCCAGCCGCACCGCCAGACCGTGCAGGACCAGCTGGAAGCGGCCCTGCAACGCTTCAGCACCACCAGCATCGCCACCACCTGCGCCGGCCGTACCGATTCCGGCGTTCATGCGCTGGAACAGGTGGTGCATTTCGATACCGCCATCGCTCGCGACCGTTTTTCCTGGGTGCGCGGCACCAATGCCTTCCTGCCGCCCACCATCGCGGTGCGCTGGGCCTGCGAACTGCCCTGGGTGGATGATGCCGCCATTGCCGGCGCCCAGGCCGCCGAACTGCACGGGGCCGAGCGGGAAGGGGCCGAAAGCCTGGCGCAGTTCGGTTTCCATGCGCGCTTTTCGGCCATCGCCCGCACCTATCACTATGTGCTCTACAACCATGCGGTACGCTCGCCGCTGCTGGCAGGCAAGGCCGGCTGGACCTTCCGCCCGCTGGATGCAGACCGGATGCACCGGGCCGCGCAACACCTGATCGGTGAACATGATTTCACCAGCTTCCGCGCCGTCGAATGCCAGGCCAAGTCCCCCGTGCGCAAGATGGAAAGCATCGCCGTGCGGCGGCATGGCGATATGATCGTTTTTACCTTGAAGGCCAATGCCTTCCTGCATCACATGGTGCGCAACATCGTCGGCTCGCTGGTGGTGGTGGGCAGCGGCAAGCAGGGGCCGGAATGGATGGGGCAGGTGCTGGCCCTGCGTGACCGCAGCCGCGCTGCGCCCACCTTCATGCCGGATGGCCTGTATCTGGCGCGGGTGGATTATCCCGATGCCTGGGCGCTGCCGCAGGAAATGCGTTCCTGGCCTTGGCTATAG
- a CDS encoding FimV/HubP family polar landmark protein gives MPVNTNKKLPRSQMKNLSAAIALTLALPLGAHAAGLGKLTVLSALGQPLRAEIEVTSVSAEEAGKLTARLAPAEAFRRANMDYNPVLSSLSFVIEQRQGRHFIRISSSQPVSDPFVDLLLELSAGNARQMREYTFLLDPADSKTPRNAQVAPLTPGNAPAATTPAAAPAAAPATPAAVAPAAEPTPAAAPVAAPAAPVAAATPAPAATPAAPAASAPSSAPIPISGEEPAASIVQRPAPSALAEELIRRQQASPDNTPASASPDAVAAVPSASGSVKPAAAAPAGSAAAPAGKSGEYRVKPGDTLAGIATRNQPANVSLDQMLIALYRANPDAFQGNNINRLRAGKILAIPDQPSAAAVDRDEARSMVVAQAQDFNAYRNKLAGQVANAPAGKPGSSRHSGGGKITTRVEERAGNQDARDRLELSRANKGRGKTGNTGTAAEDKAASERALAEANDRVKDLEKNVDNLQKLLELKNKTIAEMSAQQQKPADAAKPAVADNGAAKAENQPAEAATPTPAPTPAPAAATTPQPVASAKPTDKGDKSGGSFLDKVKENPYIVAGAGVLVALLAAGGGVLAMRRRKKKTEDGPTEPTIEPEPAPAPAPEPAAAIAEPSPEPVAEAPAAEVAEAEPVAAAAPVEEAPVDPIAEADMYIAYGRDEQAEDILKLALQTQPERQALHSKLLEIYAKRGDVANFNRVALNLHALSGGLNEAWVKAAALGLELDPTNPLYGGAPAEPEPVVAEEPGMEFDLSDFKGAELQPEPVATAAAAAAPMDLGKDIDFDLDLENGAKPDASEPILPASSGATSASMLLDSMDDVPAATSLSDLDLSLPEESTAPSATNLLEEDEESAFEQEMTTKLDLAAAYEEIGDKEGARELLEEVMRGGNDAQIARAKQMMAALG, from the coding sequence ATGCCTGTGAATACTAACAAGAAGCTGCCCCGGTCCCAGATGAAGAACCTGAGCGCTGCCATCGCACTGACGCTGGCCTTGCCGCTGGGCGCGCACGCCGCTGGGCTGGGCAAGCTTACCGTGCTCTCCGCCTTGGGGCAGCCGCTGCGCGCCGAGATCGAAGTGACCTCGGTGAGCGCCGAGGAAGCCGGCAAGCTCACGGCCCGCCTGGCCCCGGCGGAGGCCTTCCGCCGGGCCAACATGGATTACAACCCGGTGTTGAGTTCGCTGTCCTTCGTGATCGAACAGCGCCAGGGGCGGCATTTCATCCGCATCAGCTCCTCCCAGCCGGTCAGCGACCCCTTCGTCGACCTGCTGCTGGAATTGAGCGCAGGCAATGCGCGCCAGATGCGTGAATACACCTTCCTGCTCGATCCGGCAGACAGCAAGACGCCGCGCAACGCCCAGGTGGCACCGCTGACGCCGGGCAATGCGCCGGCAGCGACTACGCCTGCGGCGGCCCCGGCAGCGGCACCAGCCACGCCGGCTGCTGTTGCACCGGCTGCCGAACCCACTCCCGCCGCAGCGCCTGTTGCTGCGCCAGCCGCACCGGTTGCGGCCGCCACGCCGGCACCGGCTGCCACACCAGCGGCCCCCGCGGCCTCCGCTCCCAGCAGCGCACCGATCCCGATCAGCGGTGAAGAGCCGGCGGCCAGCATCGTGCAGCGTCCCGCTCCCTCGGCCCTGGCTGAAGAACTGATCCGCCGCCAGCAGGCCTCCCCCGACAACACCCCGGCCTCGGCCAGCCCCGATGCCGTGGCCGCCGTGCCCAGCGCTTCGGGTAGCGTCAAGCCGGCAGCTGCGGCACCCGCGGGCAGTGCTGCGGCGCCGGCCGGCAAGAGCGGTGAATACCGCGTCAAGCCGGGCGATACCTTGGCCGGGATCGCCACCCGCAACCAGCCGGCCAACGTCTCGCTGGACCAGATGTTGATTGCGCTGTATCGCGCCAACCCGGATGCCTTCCAGGGCAACAACATCAACCGCCTGCGCGCCGGCAAGATCCTGGCCATTCCCGACCAGCCCAGCGCCGCTGCGGTGGACCGCGACGAAGCGCGCAGCATGGTGGTGGCCCAGGCCCAGGATTTCAACGCCTACCGCAACAAGCTGGCCGGCCAGGTCGCCAATGCGCCTGCCGGCAAGCCGGGTAGCAGCCGCCACAGCGGCGGCGGCAAGATCACCACCCGGGTGGAAGAGCGGGCCGGCAACCAGGACGCTCGCGACCGTCTGGAACTCTCGCGCGCCAACAAGGGCCGAGGCAAGACTGGCAACACCGGTACCGCCGCCGAGGACAAGGCCGCCAGCGAACGCGCCCTGGCCGAGGCCAATGATCGCGTCAAGGACCTGGAAAAGAACGTCGACAACCTCCAGAAACTGCTGGAGTTGAAGAACAAGACCATCGCCGAGATGAGCGCCCAGCAGCAGAAGCCGGCCGATGCGGCCAAGCCTGCTGTGGCTGACAACGGTGCTGCGAAGGCAGAGAACCAGCCGGCTGAGGCAGCCACTCCCACACCAGCACCAACCCCAGCCCCGGCTGCGGCCACTACGCCCCAGCCTGTGGCCAGTGCCAAGCCTACCGACAAGGGCGACAAGTCTGGTGGCAGCTTCCTCGACAAGGTCAAGGAAAACCCCTACATCGTCGCCGGCGCCGGCGTACTGGTGGCCTTGCTGGCCGCCGGTGGTGGTGTGCTGGCCATGCGCCGTCGCAAGAAAAAGACCGAAGATGGCCCGACCGAACCCACCATCGAGCCAGAGCCTGCCCCCGCACCTGCTCCTGAACCTGCGGCGGCCATCGCTGAACCCAGCCCTGAACCGGTAGCCGAAGCGCCCGCTGCGGAAGTGGCTGAGGCCGAGCCGGTGGCGGCTGCCGCTCCGGTGGAGGAAGCCCCGGTCGACCCGATTGCCGAAGCCGACATGTACATCGCCTACGGCCGCGACGAGCAGGCCGAGGACATCCTCAAGCTGGCCTTGCAGACCCAACCCGAGCGTCAGGCCCTGCATTCCAAGCTGCTGGAGATCTATGCCAAGCGCGGCGATGTGGCCAATTTCAATCGGGTGGCGCTGAATCTGCACGCCTTGAGCGGCGGTCTCAACGAAGCCTGGGTCAAGGCTGCGGCGTTGGGCCTGGAGCTCGATCCGACCAATCCGCTCTACGGTGGTGCTCCCGCCGAGCCGGAGCCGGTGGTGGCCGAAGAACCCGGCATGGAATTCGACCTGTCCGACTTCAAGGGCGCCGAACTGCAGCCCGAACCCGTGGCCACCGCCGCGGCTGCGGCCGCCCCGATGGATCTGGGCAAGGACATCGATTTCGACCTGGACCTGGAAAACGGCGCCAAGCCCGATGCCAGCGAGCCCATCCTGCCGGCCTCCAGTGGCGCTACCTCGGCCTCCATGCTGCTCGATAGCATGGATGACGTGCCGGCGGCCACCAGCCTGTCGGACCTGGACCTGAGCCTGCCGGAGGAGAGCACTGCGCCATCGGCCACCAACCTGCTGGAGGAGGATGAAGAATCCGCCTTCGAACAGGAAATGACCACCAAGCTCGACCTGGCTGCCGCCTATGAAGAAATCGGCGACAAGGAAGGCGCCCGCGAATTGCTGGAAGAAGTCATGCGCGGCGGCAACGATGCCCAGATCGCCCGTGCCAAACAGATGATGGCCGCGCTGGGCTGA
- the asd gene encoding aspartate-semialdehyde dehydrogenase: MKLVGLVGWRGMVGSVLMQRMQDEGDFDHIEPVFFSTSNAGGKAPSFAKKETTLKDANSIEELKKCDIIITAQGGDYTNEIFPKLRAAGWDGYWIDAASSLRMKDDAVIVLDPVNSNVIKDALAKGVKNYIGGNCTNSILLMGVGGLFKEGLVEWVSSMTYQAASGGGANHMRELLKGMGVINAAVAEELATPSSAILDIDRKVAKTIREDVPTEFFGAPLAGGLIPWIDAQLENGQSKEEWKGQAEVNKILGNEQIIPVDGLCVRIGAMRCHSLALTIKLKRDLPLAEIESIIRAGNQWVKWVPNDRAITVKELTPAAITGGLEIGVGRVRKLNQGPEYISAFVIGDQLLWGAAEPLRRMLRIILGNLA; this comes from the coding sequence ATGAAACTGGTTGGTTTGGTTGGCTGGCGTGGAATGGTGGGTTCGGTCCTGATGCAACGTATGCAGGACGAAGGTGATTTCGATCACATCGAACCGGTGTTTTTCTCGACTTCGAATGCGGGCGGCAAGGCGCCGTCGTTTGCCAAAAAGGAAACGACGCTGAAAGACGCCAACAGCATTGAAGAGCTGAAGAAATGCGACATCATCATCACCGCACAAGGCGGCGACTACACCAATGAGATCTTCCCCAAGCTGCGTGCCGCTGGCTGGGATGGCTACTGGATCGACGCTGCGTCCTCGCTGCGCATGAAGGATGACGCCGTCATCGTGCTGGACCCGGTCAACAGCAACGTCATCAAGGACGCGCTGGCCAAGGGTGTTAAGAACTACATCGGCGGCAACTGCACCAACTCCATCCTGCTGATGGGCGTGGGCGGTCTGTTCAAGGAAGGTCTGGTCGAGTGGGTCAGCTCCATGACCTACCAGGCAGCCTCGGGCGGCGGTGCCAACCACATGCGCGAACTGTTGAAGGGCATGGGCGTGATCAACGCCGCCGTGGCTGAAGAACTGGCCACCCCGTCATCGGCCATCCTGGACATCGACCGCAAGGTTGCCAAGACCATCCGCGAAGACGTGCCCACCGAGTTCTTTGGTGCCCCCCTGGCCGGTGGCCTGATCCCCTGGATCGATGCCCAGCTGGAAAACGGCCAGTCCAAGGAAGAGTGGAAGGGCCAGGCCGAAGTCAACAAGATCCTCGGCAATGAGCAGATCATCCCGGTGGACGGCCTGTGCGTGCGCATCGGCGCCATGCGCTGCCACAGCCTGGCGCTGACCATCAAGCTGAAGCGCGACCTGCCCCTGGCCGAGATCGAGTCCATCATCCGTGCCGGCAACCAGTGGGTGAAGTGGGTTCCCAATGACCGTGCCATCACGGTCAAGGAACTGACCCCGGCCGCCATCACCGGTGGCCTGGAAATCGGCGTGGGCCGTGTGCGCAAGCTCAACCAGGGCCCGGAATACATCTCCGCCTTCGTCATCGGCGACCAGCTGCTGTGGGGCGCGGCCGAGCCGCTGCGCCGCATGTTGCGCATCATCCTGGGCAACCTGGCGTGA
- the leuB gene encoding 3-isopropylmalate dehydrogenase, with product MKIAILPGDGIGPEIVDEAVRVLNALDEKFEMETAPVGGAGYEAHGHPLPDGTLKLAKEADAILFGAVGDWKYDKLERALRPEQAILGLRKHLQLFANFRPAICYPELTGASSLKPELVANLDILIVRELNGDIYFGQPRGMREAPDGPFKGAREGFDTMRYSEPEIRRIAHVAFQAAAKRGKRLCSVDKANVLETFQFWKDIVTEVGKEYPDVELSHMYVDNAAMQLVKAPKNFDVIVTGNMFGDILSDAAAMLTGSIGMLPSASLDANNKGLYEPSHGSAPDIAGKGIANPLATILSAAMMLRFSLNRAEQADRIENAVKKVLAQGLRTADIYEEGCTKVNTQQMGEAVVKALA from the coding sequence ATGAAGATTGCTATCCTGCCGGGTGACGGCATCGGTCCCGAGATCGTCGATGAAGCCGTGCGCGTGCTCAACGCCCTGGATGAAAAGTTCGAGATGGAAACCGCCCCGGTCGGCGGCGCCGGCTATGAAGCCCACGGCCATCCGCTGCCGGACGGCACCCTGAAGCTGGCCAAGGAGGCCGATGCGATTCTCTTCGGCGCGGTCGGCGACTGGAAGTACGACAAGCTGGAACGCGCCCTGCGCCCCGAGCAAGCCATCCTGGGCCTGCGCAAGCACCTGCAATTGTTCGCCAATTTCCGCCCGGCGATCTGCTACCCGGAACTGACCGGCGCCTCGTCCTTGAAGCCCGAGCTGGTGGCCAACCTGGACATCCTGATCGTGCGCGAACTGAACGGCGACATCTATTTCGGCCAGCCGCGCGGGATGCGTGAAGCGCCGGACGGTCCTTTCAAGGGCGCACGTGAAGGGTTTGATACCATGCGTTATTCGGAACCGGAAATCCGCCGCATCGCCCATGTCGCCTTCCAGGCCGCGGCCAAGCGCGGCAAGCGCCTGTGCAGCGTGGACAAGGCCAACGTGCTGGAAACCTTCCAGTTCTGGAAGGACATCGTCACCGAAGTGGGCAAGGAATACCCGGACGTGGAGCTGTCGCATATGTACGTGGACAACGCCGCCATGCAACTGGTGAAGGCACCGAAGAACTTCGACGTCATCGTCACCGGCAACATGTTCGGCGACATCCTCTCGGACGCCGCCGCCATGCTGACCGGTTCCATCGGCATGTTGCCCTCGGCTTCGTTGGATGCCAACAACAAGGGCCTGTATGAACCTTCGCACGGTTCGGCCCCGGATATCGCCGGCAAGGGTATTGCCAATCCGCTGGCGACCATCCTGTCGGCGGCGATGATGCTGCGCTTCTCCTTGAACCGTGCCGAGCAGGCCGACCGCATCGAGAATGCGGTGAAGAAAGTGCTTGCGCAAGGTCTGCGCACCGCCGATATTTATGAAGAAGGCTGCACCAAGGTCAATACCCAGCAGATGGGTGAAGCCGTGGTCAAGGCCCTTGCTTAA
- the leuD gene encoding 3-isopropylmalate dehydratase small subunit — translation MNKFIVHEGLVAPLDRANVDTDAIIPKQFLKSIKRSGFGPNLFDEWRYLDHGEPGMDNSKRPLNPDFVLNQERYQGSSILLSRKNFGCGSSREHAPWALDQYGFRAVIAPSFADIFFNNCYKNGLLPIVLTEQQVDHLFNEVKAFPGYRLVIDLEKQIVSTTNGSQVYPFDISEFRKYCLLNGFDDIGLTLRKADTIRAYEEKHLHEQPWLSNTI, via the coding sequence ATGAATAAATTTATCGTGCATGAAGGACTGGTGGCGCCGCTGGATCGCGCCAACGTCGATACCGATGCGATCATCCCCAAGCAGTTCCTGAAGTCGATCAAGCGCAGCGGCTTCGGCCCCAACCTGTTCGACGAATGGCGCTACCTGGATCATGGCGAGCCGGGCATGGACAATTCCAAGCGCCCGCTGAACCCGGATTTTGTGCTCAACCAGGAGCGCTATCAGGGTTCGTCGATTCTGCTGTCGCGCAAGAACTTCGGCTGCGGCTCCTCGCGCGAGCACGCACCGTGGGCGCTGGACCAGTACGGTTTCCGCGCCGTGATCGCGCCCAGCTTTGCCGACATCTTCTTCAACAACTGCTACAAGAATGGTCTGCTGCCCATCGTCCTGACCGAACAACAGGTCGATCACCTGTTCAATGAAGTCAAGGCCTTCCCAGGTTACCGCCTGGTCATCGATCTGGAAAAGCAGATCGTCAGCACCACCAATGGCAGCCAAGTCTATCCGTTCGACATCAGCGAGTTCCGCAAGTACTGCCTGTTGAACGGTTTCGACGACATTGGCCTGACCCTACGCAAAGCCGACACCATTCGTGCCTACGAAGAGAAACACCTGCACGAACAGCCCTGGCTGAGCAACACGATCTGA
- a CDS encoding entericidin A/B family lipoprotein, producing MKKISALVLLAVTLGALAGCNTVNGFGKDVEKVGEKMQDASKK from the coding sequence ATGAAAAAAATCTCCGCTCTGGTTCTGCTGGCCGTCACCCTGGGTGCGCTGGCTGGTTGCAATACCGTCAATGGTTTCGGCAAGGATGTCGAAAAGGTCGGCGAGAAGATGCAGGACGCCAGCAAGAAATAA
- the leuC gene encoding 3-isopropylmalate dehydratase large subunit, which produces MLKTLYDKLWESHVVHTEDDGTAILYIDRHLLHEVTSPQAFEGLKLAGRQPWRNSANLMVADHNVPTTDRAQGIADPISRLQVETLDGNAKEFSLTYFGMNDKRQGIVHVIGPEQGATLPGMTVVCGDSHTSTHGAFAALAHGIGTSEVEHVLATQTLLARKSKAMLVQVDGALPAGVTAKDIVLAVIGKIGTAGGTGYAIEFAGSTIRSLSMEGRMTVCNMAIEAGARAGMVAFDDTTLEYLKGRPFSPSGPHWERAVSYWRTLHSDQGAKFDLVVTLNAAEIKPQVTWGTSPEMVVAVDARVPDPDKEKDPTKRDGMEKALAYMALKPNTPIEDIRIDKVFIGSCTNSRIEDLREAAKVVRGKFRASNVKLAMVVPGSGLVKEQAEREGLDKIFRDAGFEWREPGCSMCLAMNADRLEPGERCASTSNRNFEGRQGAGGRTHLVSPAMAAAAGIAGHFVDVRSL; this is translated from the coding sequence ATGCTCAAGACGCTCTACGACAAACTCTGGGAGTCGCACGTCGTTCATACGGAAGATGACGGTACCGCCATCCTGTATATCGACCGCCACCTGCTCCATGAAGTGACCAGCCCGCAAGCCTTCGAAGGCCTCAAGCTAGCCGGTCGCCAACCCTGGCGCAATTCGGCCAACCTGATGGTGGCGGACCACAACGTCCCCACCACCGACCGCGCCCAAGGCATCGCCGACCCCATTTCGCGCCTGCAAGTGGAAACGCTGGACGGTAACGCAAAAGAATTCAGCTTGACGTACTTCGGCATGAACGACAAGCGTCAAGGCATCGTGCACGTGATCGGCCCCGAACAGGGCGCCACGCTGCCGGGCATGACGGTGGTCTGCGGCGACTCGCACACCTCCACCCACGGCGCGTTTGCCGCCCTGGCGCACGGCATCGGCACTTCCGAAGTGGAACACGTGCTGGCCACGCAGACCCTGTTGGCGCGCAAGTCCAAGGCCATGCTGGTGCAGGTCGACGGCGCGCTGCCGGCCGGCGTGACCGCCAAGGACATCGTCCTGGCCGTGATCGGCAAGATCGGCACCGCCGGCGGCACCGGTTACGCCATCGAATTCGCCGGTTCGACCATCCGTTCGCTGTCCATGGAAGGCCGCATGACGGTCTGCAACATGGCCATCGAAGCGGGGGCCCGTGCCGGCATGGTGGCCTTCGACGACACTACCCTGGAATACCTGAAGGGGCGTCCCTTCTCGCCCTCCGGCCCGCACTGGGAGCGCGCCGTATCCTACTGGCGCACGCTGCATTCGGACCAGGGGGCCAAGTTCGACCTGGTGGTGACCCTGAACGCTGCCGAGATCAAGCCGCAAGTCACCTGGGGCACTTCGCCCGAGATGGTGGTGGCCGTCGACGCCCGCGTGCCGGACCCCGACAAGGAAAAGGATCCGACCAAGCGCGACGGCATGGAAAAGGCCCTGGCCTACATGGCCCTGAAGCCCAACACCCCGATCGAAGACATCCGCATCGACAAGGTCTTCATCGGTTCCTGTACCAATTCCCGCATCGAAGACTTGCGCGAAGCCGCCAAGGTGGTGCGCGGCAAGTTCCGCGCCTCCAATGTCAAGCTGGCGATGGTGGTGCCGGGTTCGGGCCTGGTCAAGGAACAGGCTGAACGCGAAGGCCTGGACAAGATCTTCCGCGACGCCGGCTTCGAATGGCGTGAACCGGGCTGCTCCATGTGCCTGGCCATGAATGCCGACCGCCTGGAACCGGGCGAGCGCTGCGCCTCGACCTCGAACCGCAACTTCGAAGGTCGCCAGGGTGCCGGTGGTCGTACCCACCTGGTGAGCCCGGCCATGGCGGCGGCGGCGGGCATTGCCGGTCACTTCGTGGACGTGCGCTCGCTGTAA
- a CDS encoding M48 family metallopeptidase: MKLNPIIKNSLLAAALVGLVACETVQTTQGGAVGIDRKQQMLVSSAEMEAASSKEYAQVLAEARSKGQLNRNTAQVQRVRAIANRLIPQTGVFRPDALKWNWEVNVLSSDETNAWCMPGGKIAVYTGLIDKLKITDDELAAVMGHEIAHALREHARERASQQVVANSAISIGAALLGLGDVGKQGGQYLYMGLMGLPNSRANETEADRIGVELAARGGYDPKAAVTLWQKMASLGGDEPIKFMSTHPSSSERIADLTVYAQRVEPLYQQTRKR, translated from the coding sequence ATGAAGCTCAACCCTATCATCAAGAACAGCCTGTTGGCCGCAGCCCTGGTGGGCCTGGTGGCCTGCGAAACGGTACAGACGACGCAAGGCGGTGCAGTGGGCATCGACCGCAAGCAGCAGATGCTGGTGTCTTCTGCGGAAATGGAAGCGGCGTCCAGCAAGGAATACGCCCAGGTGCTGGCCGAGGCGCGCAGCAAGGGCCAACTCAATCGCAACACCGCCCAGGTGCAGCGCGTGCGCGCCATCGCCAACCGCCTCATCCCGCAGACCGGTGTATTCCGGCCGGATGCGCTGAAGTGGAACTGGGAGGTCAATGTATTGAGTTCCGATGAAACCAATGCCTGGTGTATGCCGGGCGGCAAGATCGCGGTCTATACCGGCTTGATCGACAAGCTCAAGATCACCGACGATGAACTGGCCGCCGTGATGGGCCATGAAATCGCCCATGCCCTGCGCGAACATGCCCGCGAGCGCGCCTCGCAGCAGGTGGTGGCCAATTCAGCCATCTCCATTGGCGCCGCCTTGCTGGGCCTGGGCGATGTGGGCAAGCAGGGCGGTCAATATCTGTACATGGGCTTGATGGGCTTGCCCAATTCGCGGGCCAATGAGACCGAAGCCGACCGCATCGGCGTGGAACTGGCCGCGCGCGGTGGCTACGACCCCAAGGCGGCCGTGACGCTCTGGCAAAAGATGGCCAGCCTGGGCGGCGATGAGCCGATCAAGTTCATGTCCACCCACCCCTCCAGCAGCGAGCGCATCGCCGACCTGACGGTCTATGCCCAGCGCGTCGAGCCGCTGTACCAGCAGACGCGCAAGCGTTGA
- the aroC gene encoding chorismate synthase: protein MSGNTLGTLFTVTTFGESHGPAIGCVIDGCPPGMTLSEADIQPELDRRRPGTSRHVTQRQEPDTVEILSGVYEGKTTGTPIALLIRNQDQRSKDYGNILDTFRPGHADYTYWHKYGIRDPRGGGRSSARLTAPVVGAAAIAKKWLFEKYGTTFKGCMSQLGEIAIPFESWEHVPNNPFFAANASLIERLEEYMDALRKDGDSIGARIDVVAQNVPVGLGEPLYDKLDAEIAFALMGINAVKGVEIGAGFRAVAQKGSEHGDALTPQGFVGNNAGGILGGISTGQDITASIAIKPTSSIRTPRPSIDKNGQQISVETFGRHDPCVGIRATPIAEAMLALVLMDHALRHRAQCGDVKVDTPVLR from the coding sequence ATGTCCGGCAATACTCTCGGCACGCTCTTCACCGTCACCACCTTTGGCGAATCCCACGGCCCGGCCATCGGCTGCGTGATCGACGGCTGCCCCCCGGGCATGACGCTCTCGGAAGCCGACATCCAACCGGAACTGGATCGCCGCCGCCCCGGCACCTCGCGCCACGTGACCCAGCGCCAGGAGCCGGACACCGTGGAGATTCTCTCCGGGGTCTATGAAGGCAAGACCACCGGCACCCCGATTGCACTGCTGATCCGCAACCAGGACCAGCGCAGCAAGGACTACGGCAACATCCTCGATACCTTCCGTCCCGGCCACGCCGACTACACCTACTGGCACAAGTACGGCATCCGCGACCCGCGCGGCGGTGGCCGTTCCTCGGCGCGCCTGACCGCGCCGGTGGTGGGGGCGGCCGCCATCGCCAAGAAGTGGCTGTTCGAGAAGTACGGCACCACCTTCAAGGGCTGCATGAGTCAGCTGGGCGAGATCGCCATTCCCTTCGAATCCTGGGAACACGTGCCCAACAACCCCTTCTTTGCGGCCAACGCCAGCCTCATCGAGCGCCTGGAAGAGTACATGGACGCCCTGCGCAAGGATGGCGACTCCATCGGCGCGCGCATCGACGTGGTGGCGCAGAACGTGCCGGTCGGTCTGGGCGAGCCGCTGTACGACAAGCTCGATGCCGAGATCGCATTTGCCCTCATGGGCATCAACGCCGTCAAGGGCGTGGAAATCGGCGCCGGCTTCCGCGCGGTGGCGCAGAAGGGTTCCGAACACGGTGATGCGCTGACCCCGCAAGGTTTCGTGGGCAACAATGCTGGCGGCATCCTGGGCGGCATCTCGACCGGGCAGGACATCACGGCCTCCATTGCCATCAAGCCGACCTCCAGCATCCGCACCCCGCGCCCGTCCATCGACAAGAACGGCCAGCAGATCTCGGTGGAAACCTTCGGCCGCCACGACCCCTGCGTGGGCATCCGTGCCACCCCGATTGCCGAAGCAATGCTGGCGCTGGTGCTGATGGACCATGCCTTGCGCCATCGGGCGCAGTGCGGCGACGTCAAGGTGGATACGCCGGTGCTGCGCTAA